A segment of the Manis javanica isolate MJ-LG chromosome 17, MJ_LKY, whole genome shotgun sequence genome:
gatctGTGTAATGGGTTGAATGGTGCACCCCGCCCCTCCCAAATCCACCTGAGACTTGTGAATGTAAGCTTATTTGGAAATGTAATGAAAGATGTTgggatgagatcatcctggattatctgtgTGGGTCCTAAACACAACAGCAAGTGTCGTGATTAAGGAAAGGCAGAGGTAATCGGACATAATCGAGGAGAAGGCCGTGGGACCACTGAGGCAGAGATCAGAGTGATGGGGCCACAGCCCAGGAAGGCctggagccaccagaagctggcaGAGGCAAGGAAAGATTGTTAACTAGAAACTTCAATGGGagtgcagccctgccaacaccttgattttggatttctggccGCCGAAACTGTGAAAGgataaatttcagttttttttcagtcaccaagtttgtggtagtttgttgGCAGCCGCAGGAAATGCATACAATCTGTTTGGGGCCTGTTTCCTTTGCCCTGAAGGCAGTTTCTGTGGCTTTCAGATGCTCTCTTCCAGTTTTCCTCACAGGAGGAAAACTGAAGCTCTGAGAGAGGGTGGAGCCAGAGCCAGTTCTCAGGCCCCCAGCTTCTCATCCAAGACCCAGGGGTCTCTGTGGGAGCTTGCAGAGTATTTTGCCTGTTGGAAAAATATAGAATGCTTGTTGAGTTTCTTTTAAGGCAGAGGTTGAAAACACAAGCTGGTTGGAGTCCTGATTTTGTTGCTTAtgtgctttgtgaccttgggcaagagactaacctctctgaacttcagtttctctATGAAATGGGATAATGAAATAAGTTATCTCAGGGTTGTAATGTGCAGTGTATGAGAATCAATCAACTTTACTGATGGATATAGTCCTGGAagtctttgaaaatgctatagaacaagaaaaataaaaagatcataaGGTAAGACAGAACACTGCCATTTGGATCGTTTTCAAGGAAAAACTAAGAGAACTAACAAACTATTTTAATATGAGAATTTGGCTAGGTTGCCTGTTAGAAGGTCAATCAACAATAAATAGCATTCACCAACCAGAAGTTATAACAGCAATAAGGAgttaataaactagaaaaataccACCTACATGTACACTTGTGACTGTCAGATTCAATCCTGAGCCCTGAATTTCATCCTGCCTActtgacattcccaccaagatGTCCTGCAAGTCTCTCCATGCCTAAGGGTCTTGGTCAAAATTCTCTATCTCTTCCCCAGTCTGCTTTTTTGGTTCATGTTACTGCGAGCCCTTCACACTTAAACATTGCTTTTGACTCCCTATCACCATAGTCCAGGCTACCACTTGATCTTTCTTGTCAACTGCAATCACTTCCTCACCGGGCTTCCGGCTTCCATCCTAACTCTCCTACAGTCTATTCTCCACTCGggataaaatccaaaatactTACATGGTCTTCAAGGCCTTACATGATATGGTCCCCTGATTGCCCAGTCTTATTTCTTGCCGCTTTCCCCACTGCTCCCTGTGTTCCAGCTAACGGGCTTTCTTTATGTTTCTCACCTAGCAATTTCCTACCACAGGGCCTTTCCGCAAGTTATTCCCACTGCCTTGAAAGCTCTCCCTTCCTTCATGTAGCAAAATTCCCAGTCATCCTTTAGATCTCCTTTTAAATGCTCCTTTGACAGAGAGACTTCTCTAGCCCTCCCTTTACCCATCCCCATTTACAATGATGTTCCACATTCTTGCCCTTCGTATAACACTTACCAGGTATATGTATGATTATTAGTTCAGTGCTTCTTAAACTCTTCAGTCTCAGAATCTCTTATGTTCTTAAAAATGATTGAGGACTCTATAAAGAGTATTTGTTGATGTAGATTATATCTATCAATGCTCACTCactgtattagaaaataaaactggggAATTTAAGAAATAGTTGATTCgtttacaaataaaaaatcaatttcatGTTAAGattaatatacttttaaattaaaagtaaccgtattttccaaaacaaaaccaaaatttagTGAGATGAGGGTTCAAATTTTTGCAAAAAAGTATTTGGTtccatagcacagagaagacaagcagtgattctactgCATCTTACTatggctgatggacagtgactgtattggggtatatggtggggacctggtaatggggggaatctaataaccacaatggtgctcatgtaattgtatattaatgatactaaaataaaaataaataagtatctGGTTCCACAGAAGACAGCTAGGTTCTCACATCTTCTTCTGTGTTCAGGCTGTTGTGATATTCTGCAGACTGCACTGTACACTCAGGagagaatgaaagtgaaaaaggCAGGTGAGTGTCTTAATCTAATGATAATTATTCTGACCTCTTAGACGTTTTGAAACAGCGCTGAGGAAACTCCCCAGAGTTCCGTGGACGCCACTTTGATAATCGTTCCTTAGCTTTGGGTGCTGAAGGACCTACAGGCTGAGCACCTTTGGGGCCAACTGGACTCCTGTGAAGCTCGGTTTCTTCATTTCAAACATGGGAATgatgatgattaaaaaaataagaacgcCTCCCTCTTAGAGTTGTAGTGAGACCCATAGGAAATAACTCTCCAAATCGTGCCTGTAATGTAGTATACAACGAACATTTGCTGTTGTAATGTGGAAAACgtcatcttatttttattaccaGCATTTTATTCATGCAGCTCATTTCTCCATGGGCctgtcttgtgctgggcagtgcTGGGGACATGGTGATGTTGGAGaagggcctggccctgccctcatCGGGCTACCAGTCCAGTGGGTCACAGAGTTTTCATTTGTCAGGGATTGCCCTTGGTGCCAGGTCCCTGCAGAACATGAGTTCTTGAGactgaggaggcagagaaggtcATTCTAGGGAATGGGAACAGCGTGCAAGGAACCATGGTAAGTGGAGAGGGGGATAGCTCTGGCCTGTTGACTGGCCAGGTTATTGTGTCCCTTTCTCTGCCCCTAAGACGCCTCAGTCCTATTGCTGATGAAAAAATAGGCATGTGTATGTGGTtcatttccctccttcccctcttcttGTATAAAGTTAGTTCCTCAATTCTGGGCACCTTAGGGGAAGTCCCACCTCTGATCTGACCTTAGCCTCTCATGCTGCAACCCGTCCCTTTTGCTGCATATCCATCCACAGTGACCGGAGGAAACTCGGGACGTCCCAGCAGACAAGGTGCCCGGGATGGCATGGGGTCGCAGCCAGAAGTGTCCACTGCCCCTCATCCGGGGGCCGCTGCTCGGGGCCGGGTGAGTCAGCCCCCGGCGGCTCCCGCGTCATCCAGGCCGCTCCGCTCCGCGCTATTTCGGGCTCCGGGCGCTATAAATAGAGGCTCGGCGAGCGGAGCCGCCCCGCTCCGCTCAGGCCCCCCTGCGTCCCCGGCCCCGCCGCGATCGCCGGGCCGCGCGTCACCGCGGCTAAGTTTAGAGGCGGGTGGGGACGCGGGCCTGGTCACTGCGCCCCTCGGCCGCGCCCCCGCTTCCAGAGCTTTCGGCCCGGCGGCTTTCCGCCCCCGGCCCAGAGCCGGCCGGAGAAATAAGGGACGGGGTCCCCAGGGGTCCCCATGTTCTCCGTCCCCATTGCAGTCCTTCCGAGGCGCAGAGGAAACTAAATTGGGATTAGGGGAAGGTTTGGGAGGGGAGCA
Coding sequences within it:
- the ERCC1 gene encoding DNA excision repair protein ERCC-1 isoform X2, which encodes MRQSRRGRNWTDRHAGEDGAQTDRYPSGGGPGSDRRSGRPADGGCLKGNRSGDRTLKRSQLGTELAGYRLHKLPLCDCSASGCCDILQTALYTQERMKVKKAVTGGNSGRPSRQGARDGMGSQPEVSTAPHPGAAARGRVSQPPAAPASSRPLRSALFRAPGAINRGSASGAAPLRSGPPASPAPPRSPGRASPRLSLEAGGDAGLVTAPLGRAPASRAFGPAAFRPRPRAGRRNKGRGPQGSPCSPSPLQSFRGAEETKLGLGEGLGGEQVRPRGVAGSSGRGWNLNLESLFGRRTRNRECGQRKDSNLQL